The window TCCGCCCAGGACTCAAAGGTGCCTGACGATGAATCCCTGGAGATGACAACGATGGGAAGATCATCGCCGCCCACTTCCTTCCAGTTCGTGATATTGCCCTGATAGATCTGGCTTAACTGGTCTATGGTCAGGTCTTTTACCTTATTCTTCGGATTGACTACGGGCGTGAGGGCATCGTGGGCGACCACGGTGGCTACGGGGTTCACGCCTTTCGTTTTCGCCAGTTCAATCTCTTCCTTTTTGATTTCCCGGGAAGAATTGGCAATATCCGTCGAACTATCAATCAGGGCCTTGATTCCGTCTCCCGATCCACCACCCGATAATGACAGTTGGACGCCCGGATGAAGCTTCATGTAGGCGTCTACTGCGGCCTGGGCGATAGGCAGAACGGTTGTGGAACCCTTAATAACAACTCCGTCCGCCGGAAAGGCGGGTTTGGCCGCCATGATAACCAGCAGGGCCGCGACCAATAACAAACTTTTAAACGCTTTAAACATGATACATTTCCTCCTATTGTTGGTTAATTTGTAAAGCGGAGGAAGGATAACAGGTAATTGTTACAATTTGATGACAGGATTGTGAAAGATCAATGAAGATTGCATGCGGTCGGCGACACCAGTTCAGCCCCGTAAACGGGGTAAGTAAGTTTACGAAATTATTTATTACCGGAAAAACGCAAGAAATAATTTCTAACTTACTAAACGGCCTTGAACTCGGCAAACTTGTAGCCGATGCCGCGCACGGTTAAAATGTAGCGGGGATCATCCTTGTCTTTTTCGATCGCCGCCCGGAGACGGCTGATGTGCACGTCCACGGTTCGGGGCTCGACGAAACTTTCATTGCCCCAGATGTTATCCAGCAACCGGTCGCGTGAATAGACCCGACCGGGGTGCGTAACAAGAAACCGCACTAACTTAAGCTCAGTCGGACCAAGAGCAATTTTTTCTCCTTCTACCATAACTTCATAGGTGCGAAAGTCTACTTCCAACCCCGGCACGGAAATCTTCTCGGTATCTTCCTGCTCCGTACGATTTTCCCAACGTCGCAGCACGGCCCTCACTCGGGCAACTAATTCCCGGACATTGAAAGGTTTGGTAAGATAGTCGTCAGCGCCGATTTCCAGTCCCATGATTTTGTCAACGCTGTCCGACTTGGCCGTCAGCATAATAATCGGCAGACCTTCCGTCTCAGTCTTCTTGCGGATAAGCCGACATACCTCAAAACCGCTGATTCCGGGCAGCATCAAATCCAGAATGACGAGATCAGGCTTATTTTCCCTGATGAGCTGCAACGCCTGACGCCCGTCGTACGCCCTGGCAACTTGATAACCTTCGCGGTTCAGGTTATAAGCCACCAACTCTACAATGTCTTTTTCGTCATCAACGACAAGGATCATCTTATTCATGTTTTCTCCTTGAATCGGTAGGGCAAATGTAAAAGAGACGTTCCCGGAAATCAATCGAATTATCGCAAATTAACCAAATTTTAGCAAAATCTTCACGAATTTGTAACATTGATCCTGTATGTTGTCTTAAAAATGAGAATGGGGAACTAACCTATGACAAACAGCAAGAAAATCAAGGTACTCTTTGTGTGCATACATAACAGTGCCCGTAGTCAAATGGCGGAAGCCCTTCTGAATCACTTGGCCGGAGACTTCTTTGAGGCCCAAAGTGCCGGTTTGGAGCCCGGAGTGCTGAACCCGCTGGCGGTGGCAGCTATGAACGAGATAGGCATTGATATCTCCACCAAACGGACGAAAGAGGTGCTTGATTTCTATAAGTCCGGGGCTATCTTCCACTACGTCATCACGGTTTGCGATGCGGCTAATGCCGAGCGCTGTCCAATTTTCCCCGGCGTCACGAAACGACTTCACTGGAGTTTTTCTGATCCGGCAGCGTTGCCGGGCAATTGGGAGGAAAAGCTTGAGGCGACCCGTAGCATCAGAGATGATATCCGGAAATCCGTATTGACATTTATAAACGAGACAGCGGTCTGAAGTTAAACGCGAAAACGGTCACTACACTGACGTACCTGGAAACCCGTGAAACGGCGGTGGGATACATTCAGC is drawn from Deltaproteobacteria bacterium and contains these coding sequences:
- a CDS encoding response regulator: MNKMILVVDDEKDIVELVAYNLNREGYQVARAYDGRQALQLIRENKPDLVILDLMLPGISGFEVCRLIRKKTETEGLPIIMLTAKSDSVDKIMGLEIGADDYLTKPFNVRELVARVRAVLRRWENRTEQEDTEKISVPGLEVDFRTYEVMVEGEKIALGPTELKLVRFLVTHPGRVYSRDRLLDNIWGNESFVEPRTVDVHISRLRAAIEKDKDDPRYILTVRGIGYKFAEFKAV
- a CDS encoding arsenate reductase ArsC codes for the protein MTNSKKIKVLFVCIHNSARSQMAEALLNHLAGDFFEAQSAGLEPGVLNPLAVAAMNEIGIDISTKRTKEVLDFYKSGAIFHYVITVCDAANAERCPIFPGVTKRLHWSFSDPAALPGNWEEKLEATRSIRDDIRKSVLTFINETAV
- a CDS encoding PstS family phosphate ABC transporter substrate-binding protein; its protein translation is MFKAFKSLLLVAALLVIMAAKPAFPADGVVIKGSTTVLPIAQAAVDAYMKLHPGVQLSLSGGGSGDGIKALIDSSTDIANSSREIKKEEIELAKTKGVNPVATVVAHDALTPVVNPKNKVKDLTIDQLSQIYQGNITNWKEVGGDDLPIVVISRDSSSGTFESWAEFVMKKAKVTPRAQMLASSGALYTAVSKNKNAIAYIGIGYMKKGVTALTVNGIPATQETALSRKYPLSRELYMYTNGEPKGEAAKFIAFVKSAEGQKLVSKTGFVPLASPTKGKKSK